From a region of the Solirubrobacterales bacterium genome:
- a CDS encoding helix-turn-helix transcriptional regulator, which produces MAVKELGEQLKQVREMRGLSLKAVADRTSTSAAYIQKLERGEVDSPSPHKLLKLSKALDISYAELMELADYLLPATDKPKAGQNRGLLAQALRSSDLSPSQERQVAEYISFLKHQSDDPPKKKPRS; this is translated from the coding sequence ATGGCAGTCAAAGAACTCGGAGAACAGCTAAAGCAAGTGCGAGAAATGCGCGGGCTCTCACTCAAGGCAGTAGCCGACAGGACGAGCACTTCTGCGGCATACATTCAAAAGCTCGAACGAGGCGAAGTCGATTCACCATCGCCCCACAAACTTCTAAAGCTTTCAAAGGCGTTGGATATTTCCTATGCGGAGCTAATGGAACTCGCGGACTACCTGCTTCCCGCGACTGACAAGCCCAAGGCAGGCCAGAATCGCGGGTTGCTCGCACAAGCGCTTCGATCTTCTGATCTAAGCCCATCCCAAGAGCGTCAAGTCGCTGAGTACATAAGTTTTTTGAAGCACCAATCCGACGACCCACCTAAGAAGAAGCCACGGAGTTGA